In Desulfovulcanus ferrireducens, the genomic window GCCCACCTGAGCCAGAAATTGAGCCTACTTTGTTGGAGAAGGTTTCCGAGTACTTCCAGATTATAGGCAAGCCTCTCTTAAATGCGCTGATTATTTTACTTTTCCTCATCCTGGTAGTCCGGCCCGTTGTTATGGCCATCTTAAAACCCAAGGTGGTTGAAGAAGAAGCAGAAGACATGGAAGGGTTGCCTGAAGGCGAAGAAAAAATGGCTCTTGTTGAGGGCTTGAGTGAGGAGGAACAGTTGGCCATGGAAGAGCAAAAACGTATTGAAGATACACGAGCTCTTGCCACACAATTGGCCAGTGAAAACTTTGACCAGGCTTTTGCTGTGATCAAGAAGTGGCTTAAAGAAGAGGAGGGTGCGTAAGTGCCGGGTCCGGATAGACTTACTGGGACACAAAAAACAGCCATTTTGCTTCTGGCCCTGGGCGATAAATTCACTACCCAGGTCTTTGAGCGCATGGACAAAAAAGATATCGCCAAAATTACCAAGGCCATGGTGGAAATGGAGAGTGTGCCTAAAGAAAAAGCCGAAGAAGTGCTCAAGGAGTTTAATCAGGCAGTCGCACTAGGTAAGGAAATGCTCCTGGGCGGGCCGGATAAGGTGCGTAAGTTATTAGAAAATCTGGATTCTGATACTGCCAAATATGTGGTTGATGCTCTGGACCTGGATACCGGGCCTGCTCCTTTTAAGGAATTAGGTAATGTTAGTCCAAAAATCCTGGCTCAGATATTACGCAATGAACATCCCCAGACTTTGGCTTTGATTATTGGTCATTTGCCACCGGAAAACGCGGCTGAACTGCTTCAGAATTTACCGTCCGGAGTAAGGGCGGAAGTCTTAATGCGTTTGGCTAAACTGGAAGCAGTGCCTGAGGATATGCTTCAGGAGGTAGACAAAGTGTTGCAAAGCCAGCTAATTGCTATTGGAGGTAAAGAAGGCAAAAAAGTTGGTGGTACCCAGTCCGTTGCTGAAATTCTCAATGCAGTGGAACGCAGCGTGGAAGAAGAAGTTATGTCGGAAATTGAAGAGGAATCTGCTCAGCTGGCTGAAGAAATCAGAGAACTCATGTTCGTTTTTGACGATATTGTTAATCTGGACGACAGGGCCGTTCGCGAAGTACTCAAGGAGGTCAGCAACGAAGATCTGACTCTGGCCCTAAAAACGGCATCGGATGAACTTAAAGAAAAATTCTTCAGCAACTTGTCTGAGCGAGCCGCGAATATGATCCGGGAGGATCTGGAAATTATGGGGCCGGTGAAATTGTCCGAAGTGGAAGCAGCCCAGCAGAATATTGTCAAAGTAGTCCGTCGACTGGAAGCTGAAGGCCGTATTGTTATTGCAGGCAAGGGAGGAGGAGATATTCTTGTCTAAAAGTTTCTCCAAGCCTGATTCCGGCAAGGTCATAGTAGGACTGCAGACCAGGTTCTTGGCTGAATTAGAAGCGAGAGCCACGGATCGATCCTATTTAACCCCGGAAACAGAAGACAAGTTTTGGGAGCGGGTTAAAGCCAGGGCTCAAGAAAAGGCCAGAGAGATTATTGCCCGGGCCATGCAAGAGGCCCAGGGTATTAGAGAACAGGCCAGGGAAGAGGGGTTAAAACAGGGGCAGGCTCAGGCCGCCCGGGAAATCGAAAAGGTCAAGCAGAAGTTGACTGATGATTTTGCCAGGGTGATTAGCCAGATTGAGCAGGAAAAGTGCAACATTTGGCAACGGTTCCGGCAGGATTTGGTCTTATTAACCAGGGCGGCCGTGGAAAAGGTCTTGGGTCTCGAACTGGAGAAAAATAAAGAGAAGGTCCTGGAAAATCTTCTGGATCAAGCCCTGGAACTTATTGAAAGCAAGGAAGAACTGGTCATCAGGGTCAATCCGGATGATACGGAATTATTGCAGGGGATAATGGATAAGCTCAGGGCCAAGCATCCTCAACTCAGCCTTTGGCAGGTCAAACCTGATCCCCAGATAACGCAGGGAGGACTCGTCCTGGAAAACGGCAAAGGCATGGTCGATAATACCATTGAAGGTCGGTATGCAGCAGTGAAAAAAATTTTGGACGAGCTTTCCCTTGATGAGGACAGTTAGAGAGCATGGGCCCCAAAGATTGTTTGCATCTTTTGCATGACTTAAGTCCGGCCCAGACCTATGGCAAAGTGACCAAGGTGGTCGGTCTGG contains:
- a CDS encoding FliH/SctL family protein; amino-acid sequence: MSKSFSKPDSGKVIVGLQTRFLAELEARATDRSYLTPETEDKFWERVKARAQEKAREIIARAMQEAQGIREQAREEGLKQGQAQAAREIEKVKQKLTDDFARVISQIEQEKCNIWQRFRQDLVLLTRAAVEKVLGLELEKNKEKVLENLLDQALELIESKEELVIRVNPDDTELLQGIMDKLRAKHPQLSLWQVKPDPQITQGGLVLENGKGMVDNTIEGRYAAVKKILDELSLDEDS
- the fliG gene encoding flagellar motor switch protein FliG — protein: MPGPDRLTGTQKTAILLLALGDKFTTQVFERMDKKDIAKITKAMVEMESVPKEKAEEVLKEFNQAVALGKEMLLGGPDKVRKLLENLDSDTAKYVVDALDLDTGPAPFKELGNVSPKILAQILRNEHPQTLALIIGHLPPENAAELLQNLPSGVRAEVLMRLAKLEAVPEDMLQEVDKVLQSQLIAIGGKEGKKVGGTQSVAEILNAVERSVEEEVMSEIEEESAQLAEEIRELMFVFDDIVNLDDRAVREVLKEVSNEDLTLALKTASDELKEKFFSNLSERAANMIREDLEIMGPVKLSEVEAAQQNIVKVVRRLEAEGRIVIAGKGGGDILV